AAGATAGCCATTGCCTCCGCGATATATTCAAAGATCTCCAGGCGCTCCAGACAGATATTTTCCGCTTAGAAGAAAAACCATGGACAGAATCTTTACAAAACCGCTAATCGCAGTATCGATACTTATTCTTATCTGCGGCTATCTCTTCTTCCCGCAGCTGGGCAAGCTTGCGCTGACAGATCCCGATGAGACTTTTTACGCCGAAACCGCCAAAGAGATGCTGGCCAATGGGGAATGGGTAACCCCGCATCTCTATGGAAAACCGCAGTTTGAGAAACCGATACTGTTCTATTGGCTGGTCGAGGCCTCCTTCAAAGCGTTCGGAGTAAATGAGTTTGCGGCGCGGTTCCCTTCAGCTGTTTTAGGAACGATAGGCGTTATCGCTATATTTTTTCTGGGAGGTATTCTCTTTAACCGCCGCGCGGGGTTCCTTTCCGCGCTCATACTTGCCACAAACGTCGAATACATCATCTTATCCAGGGCCTGCATTACGGATATGACGCTCTTCGTATTCATGGAGCTTGCGGCGCTCTTCTTTTTGTACGGTTATATTAAAGAGAAGGGATATTTTTACCTGTTATCGTCGGCATCGATAGCTCTGGCGACGCTTACGAAAGGACCTGTCTATTTTGTTCTATTCGCCGTGGCGATCCTCGCGTTCCTGGTTTTCGTTAAGGATCTTAAGGCTCTTAAGAAAATGCCTTTATGGCAGGCGGCGCTTGTTTTTCTCGCGGTGAGCATGCCATGGTATATTGCGATATACAGGCTGCACGGCAAGGCATTTATAGACGGTTTCTTCGGGCTGCATAATGTCACACGATTTCTTGTTTCCGAGCATAAGACGGGCTCTCAGATCTATTATAATATTCCCATTATACTGGGAGGTATGTTTCCGTGGAGCATATTCTTGCCGGCGGGTTTCTGGCATATATGCAAGAAGATCAAAGAGAGGAGCGCCGCGTCCATTTTTCTCGTAGTATCATTTTTCGTGATCTTCGGGTTCTTTACGGTCTCCAGCACAAAGCTTCCGACGTACATATTTCCGTGCTTT
This portion of the Candidatus Omnitrophota bacterium genome encodes:
- a CDS encoding glycosyltransferase family 39 protein: MDRIFTKPLIAVSILILICGYLFFPQLGKLALTDPDETFYAETAKEMLANGEWVTPHLYGKPQFEKPILFYWLVEASFKAFGVNEFAARFPSAVLGTIGVIAIFFLGGILFNRRAGFLSALILATNVEYIILSRACITDMTLFVFMELAALFFLYGYIKEKGYFYLLSSASIALATLTKGPVYFVLFAVAILAFLVFVKDLKALKKMPLWQAALVFLAVSMPWYIAIYRLHGKAFIDGFFGLHNVTRFLVSEHKTGSQIYYNIPIILGGMFPWSIFLPAGFWHICKKIKERSAASIFLVVSFFVIFGFFTVSSTKLPTYIFPCFVSLAVITGVLLDDFLSGKVSNSIAKATRFSYYSLIAIMLLGWVGVAIYVKLDFFSIIMAGVVISGLFLAFGGLLSLIAFINKRLMLAFVLIVYSVAIFLSPLSASILPEVERYETSKEVSEKLSAVMKPGEELGAASNYMAGLAFYTGKFPIDLDQHHIQISFMNSGKRIWAVMKEKNHKHLYDKEITKAYVKPSYVVFNIGKRAIITNEAPADGRFLVKRERL